In Longimicrobiales bacterium, a single window of DNA contains:
- a CDS encoding ABC-ATPase domain-containing protein: protein MPLLSALADTLRGLDGRGYKSYKAIAGRYDAGAFELLIDHVQGDPFAEASRLRALVPPASAQLPGSAITNSARIAATADFLNRALHEALHAAGSRRGSGRSGELSVLRPGQEVLVRTSITVSSDGAVEARFRAGLPANGRSIRGHDAAEMLTRDVVTAVRAALFFPALDAAALRRHVETVEDARALRDQLDDHGLVAFVADDARLPRRTGIDDRPLEGDVIPFTAPDSLRVTLHAPNTGAITGLGIPRGVTLIVGGGFHGKSTLLRAIERGVYDHIPGDGRERVVTAATAVKARAEDGRAVAGTDIANFIGRIPGGADTRAFDTRNASGSTSQAAAIVEAIEVGARVLLLDEDTSATNFMIRDARMQALIADEHEPITPFIDRARHLADVQNISTIVVVGGSGDYFDIADTVIAMRDFRPAEVTAEAKRIAEQQPTRRHAEGGTWRPIRVRSPDPASIDPRRGHREVDVKARTEQRVMFGEQEVELSAVEQLVEPAQARAIALALAHARSRWTAATTLHDALRDIMSIAAHDGLDAFQEHLTGDLAEFRIFELTAFLNRIRGFSTR, encoded by the coding sequence ATGCCGTTGCTGTCTGCGCTGGCCGATACGCTGCGCGGGCTGGACGGACGCGGGTACAAGTCCTACAAGGCGATCGCCGGCCGCTACGATGCCGGTGCATTCGAGCTCCTGATCGACCACGTTCAGGGGGATCCGTTCGCGGAGGCCAGCCGGCTCCGCGCTCTGGTACCGCCCGCTTCCGCACAGCTACCCGGCTCGGCCATCACCAACTCTGCACGGATTGCCGCTACCGCCGACTTCCTGAACCGCGCCCTGCACGAAGCGCTGCATGCCGCCGGCAGTCGGCGCGGCTCCGGCCGGAGCGGCGAGCTGAGCGTGCTCCGACCCGGCCAGGAAGTGCTTGTGCGCACGAGCATCACGGTCAGTTCCGACGGCGCGGTCGAAGCACGCTTCCGCGCCGGGCTGCCCGCGAACGGCCGCAGCATCCGCGGCCACGACGCTGCCGAAATGCTCACGCGCGATGTCGTGACCGCAGTGCGCGCCGCACTCTTCTTCCCTGCCCTCGATGCCGCGGCGCTACGGCGCCATGTCGAGACTGTCGAGGACGCCCGCGCGCTGCGCGACCAGCTCGACGACCACGGCCTCGTCGCGTTCGTCGCTGATGACGCACGTCTGCCACGCCGTACCGGCATCGATGACCGGCCACTCGAAGGCGACGTCATCCCGTTCACGGCGCCCGACTCACTGAGGGTCACGCTCCACGCACCGAACACCGGCGCCATCACCGGTCTCGGCATACCGCGCGGCGTGACCCTGATCGTCGGCGGCGGATTCCACGGCAAGTCCACACTGCTCCGCGCGATCGAGCGTGGCGTGTACGACCATATACCGGGCGACGGCCGTGAGCGCGTCGTCACGGCCGCCACGGCCGTCAAGGCGCGCGCCGAGGACGGTCGCGCTGTCGCAGGCACCGATATCGCCAACTTCATCGGCCGCATTCCCGGCGGCGCCGACACACGCGCTTTCGACACCCGCAACGCCAGCGGCTCCACGTCGCAGGCGGCAGCCATCGTCGAGGCGATCGAGGTGGGCGCACGCGTGCTGCTGCTCGACGAGGATACGTCCGCCACAAACTTCATGATCCGCGACGCGCGCATGCAGGCCCTCATCGCCGACGAGCACGAGCCCATCACGCCATTCATCGACCGCGCTCGCCACCTCGCCGACGTGCAGAACATCTCAACCATCGTCGTGGTCGGCGGATCCGGCGACTACTTCGACATCGCCGACACCGTCATCGCGATGCGCGACTTCAGACCCGCCGAAGTGACGGCCGAAGCGAAACGGATAGCGGAGCAGCAGCCGACACGGCGCCACGCCGAAGGCGGTACCTGGCGTCCCATCCGCGTCCGCTCGCCTGACCCCGCGTCCATTGATCCACGCCGCGGCCATCGCGAAGTCGACGTGAAGGCGCGCACCGAACAGCGCGTCATGTTCGGCGAGCAGGAAGTCGAGCTCAGCGCCGTAGAACAGCTCGTCGAGCCCGCCCAGGCCCGCGCCATCGCTCTCGCCCTCGCCCACGCACGCTCCCGCTGGACCGCCGCGACCACCCTGCACGACGCGCTTCGCGACATCATGTCCATCGCCGCGCACGATGGACTCGACGCCTTCCAGGAACACCTCACCGGGGATCTGGCGGAATTCCGGATATTCGAGCTGACGGCGTTTCTCAACCGCATCCGCGGGTTCAGCACGCGGTAG
- the hrpB gene encoding ATP-dependent helicase HrpB yields the protein MTRQGLPIDDVLPDLVHALSTSTRVVLHAPPGAGKTTRAPLALLTSIAGRIIMLEPRRLAARAAAAWMARSLGEAVGETVGYRVRLDSRVGPRTRIEIVTEGVLTRMLQDDPSLDGFGLVIFDEFHERSVHADTALALALQAQQLLRPDLRLLVMSATLDIAAIVDLLDATADGATPVIRSEGRSWPVETEYLARRVEGHIEAAVAHAAARAHDRHEGDILVFLPGVAEIRRTAEHLASASLPASTTVIPLYGDLSQTEQDRAIAPSPPGRRKIVLATSIAETSLTIEGVRVVVDSGLMRVPRFSPRTGMTRLTTVPVSRAAADQRRGRAGRLGPGLCLRMWTEGDHTALLAHRPPEILEADLAPLALELAAWGVSDPSELQWIDPPPAAAYEQARELLRELDAMEVSGALTEHGASMARLAAHPRLAHMLLRARSLDRVAAACDLAALLSERDILRAHDGPADPDVRLRLPFLRGDSRPPPGHRIDHGALQRARAESRHWRQRLHVRANTVDAGDDDVTPVLLALAYPDRIALQRGARGHFLLRNGAGAMMEAQHALAGQEMIVAAELGGHGRNATIYLAAPMGRADVELHFATQIDTLTTIDYDAAAGSMRAREVRRLGAIILAERPARDITSDAFTAALLDAVRRHGLDILPWTSSARELRQRLAFLHHHDADAWPDVSDQALIATLEEWLQPWLPGDVKGDALRRVNLAEALLARVAWDVRSAIDRLAPTHMQVPSGSRIAIDYADPAAPVLAVRLQEMFGAADTPRIAGGRVPLTLHLLSPARRPVQVTRDLASFWRTAYFDVRKDLRGRYPKHYWPDDPLEAEATRRTRPRGG from the coding sequence ATGACAAGACAGGGCCTGCCGATCGACGACGTGCTGCCTGATCTGGTGCATGCGCTCAGCACGAGCACGCGCGTCGTGCTGCACGCGCCGCCGGGCGCCGGCAAGACGACACGCGCACCGCTCGCACTACTGACATCGATTGCCGGTCGCATCATCATGCTCGAGCCGCGACGCCTCGCCGCACGCGCCGCGGCAGCGTGGATGGCTCGGAGCCTGGGCGAGGCTGTGGGCGAAACGGTCGGGTACCGGGTGCGCCTCGATTCGCGCGTCGGGCCGCGCACGCGCATCGAGATCGTTACGGAGGGCGTGCTCACGCGCATGCTTCAGGACGACCCGTCACTGGACGGATTCGGACTCGTCATCTTCGACGAGTTCCACGAGCGCAGCGTTCATGCGGACACGGCGCTCGCGCTTGCGCTCCAGGCACAGCAGCTGCTCCGGCCGGATCTGCGACTCCTCGTGATGTCCGCGACACTCGATATCGCCGCCATCGTCGACCTCCTGGATGCGACGGCGGATGGCGCGACTCCCGTCATTCGCAGCGAAGGCCGCAGCTGGCCGGTCGAGACGGAGTACCTGGCGCGTCGCGTCGAGGGCCACATCGAAGCCGCGGTTGCGCATGCCGCCGCGCGCGCGCATGACCGGCACGAGGGTGACATCCTGGTATTCCTGCCGGGCGTCGCCGAGATACGCCGTACCGCCGAGCACCTGGCGAGCGCGTCGCTTCCCGCGTCCACGACCGTGATACCGCTTTATGGCGACCTGTCGCAGACCGAGCAGGATCGAGCGATAGCACCGAGCCCGCCGGGACGTCGCAAGATCGTGCTGGCGACGTCGATCGCGGAGACGAGCCTGACCATCGAGGGTGTGCGCGTGGTCGTTGACAGCGGCCTCATGCGCGTCCCCCGCTTCTCCCCGCGCACCGGCATGACACGACTGACGACCGTGCCGGTTTCGCGCGCTGCCGCGGATCAGCGGCGCGGCCGTGCGGGCCGGCTGGGGCCCGGGCTGTGCCTGCGCATGTGGACGGAGGGCGACCACACGGCCCTGCTCGCGCACCGCCCGCCCGAGATTCTGGAGGCCGATCTCGCGCCTCTGGCGCTGGAGCTGGCGGCGTGGGGTGTCTCCGATCCATCCGAGCTCCAGTGGATCGATCCGCCGCCCGCCGCGGCCTACGAGCAGGCGCGCGAGCTGCTGCGCGAGCTCGATGCCATGGAGGTCAGCGGCGCTCTCACCGAGCACGGTGCATCGATGGCGCGGCTGGCCGCACATCCGCGGCTCGCGCACATGCTGTTGCGCGCTCGCTCGCTCGACCGCGTCGCGGCGGCATGCGACCTGGCCGCTCTGCTCAGCGAGCGCGACATCCTGCGCGCACATGACGGGCCGGCCGACCCCGATGTGCGACTGCGCTTGCCCTTCCTGCGGGGCGACTCCCGCCCGCCGCCCGGACATCGCATCGACCATGGGGCACTGCAGCGCGCGCGCGCCGAGTCGCGCCACTGGCGACAGCGGCTGCACGTGCGCGCAAACACTGTCGACGCCGGTGACGATGACGTCACACCGGTTCTGCTGGCGCTGGCATACCCGGACCGCATCGCGCTCCAGCGGGGCGCGCGCGGGCATTTTCTGCTGAGGAACGGCGCCGGTGCAATGATGGAAGCACAACACGCACTGGCCGGGCAGGAGATGATCGTTGCAGCGGAGCTGGGCGGCCACGGCCGCAACGCCACGATCTATCTCGCCGCGCCCATGGGCCGCGCGGATGTCGAGCTGCATTTCGCCACGCAGATCGACACGCTCACGACCATCGATTACGATGCTGCCGCGGGATCCATGCGTGCAAGGGAGGTGCGTAGGCTCGGCGCGATCATCCTCGCCGAACGACCCGCGCGTGATATCACGAGCGACGCGTTCACGGCCGCGCTGCTCGATGCCGTGCGTCGGCACGGCCTCGACATCCTGCCGTGGACCTCATCCGCGCGCGAGCTTCGTCAACGGCTCGCATTCCTGCACCATCACGACGCCGACGCCTGGCCGGACGTGTCGGATCAGGCCCTGATCGCCACACTCGAGGAATGGCTGCAACCGTGGCTGCCCGGTGATGTGAAGGGCGACGCGCTCCGCCGCGTCAATCTCGCGGAAGCCCTCCTCGCCCGTGTCGCCTGGGACGTGCGGTCCGCCATCGACAGGCTCGCGCCCACTCACATGCAGGTACCGAGCGGCTCCCGCATCGCCATCGACTATGCGGACCCGGCTGCGCCCGTCCTCGCCGTGCGACTCCAGGAGATGTTCGGCGCTGCCGACACGCCGCGCATCGCCGGCGGTCGCGTCCCGCTCACGCTGCACCTGCTCTCCCCCGCACGACGCCCCGTCCAGGTTACCCGGGACCTCGCCAGCTTCTGGCGCACGGCGTATTTCGACGTGAGGAAAGACCTGCGCGGGCGTTATCCAAAGCATTACTGGCCGGATGACCCGCTGGAGGCCGAGGCGACGCGCCGCACCCGACCGCGCGGCGGCTGA
- a CDS encoding Rrf2 family transcriptional regulator, giving the protein MLSQTAEYALRAALFLAREQNRRPVPADTIARALGAPPNYMSKTLNALAKAGIVSGMRGPTGGFMLIRKPEHLTVADVVGTFDEPAKSPMCLLGGRPCNADNPCQAHVRWMAVTAAMAEPLTSTTVADLLTDVVVLDQAV; this is encoded by the coding sequence ATGCTCTCACAGACTGCCGAATACGCACTCCGCGCCGCGCTCTTCCTGGCGCGCGAGCAGAACCGTCGGCCGGTGCCGGCGGATACGATCGCGCGCGCGCTCGGTGCGCCGCCGAACTACATGTCGAAGACGCTGAACGCGCTGGCGAAAGCCGGCATCGTGAGTGGCATGCGCGGGCCGACGGGTGGATTCATGCTGATTCGCAAGCCCGAGCATCTCACGGTGGCGGACGTGGTGGGCACGTTCGACGAGCCGGCGAAGAGCCCGATGTGTCTGCTGGGCGGCCGGCCGTGCAACGCCGACAACCCGTGTCAGGCGCATGTGCGCTGGATGGCCGTGACGGCGGCGATGGCCGAGCCGCTGACGTCCACTACCGTGGCGGATCTTCTGACCGATGTCGTCGTTCTGGACCAGGCTGTTTGA
- a CDS encoding lipocalin-like domain-containing protein, whose amino-acid sequence MTIRPPSRTHHVHGIPLPSHVHIERCAGLLLLVMTVAVACDASAPAPPGATMSVADLLGGADTLHARAIEPRAFTFPLDHGPHPDYRTEWWYFTGNLTTADGRELGYQLTFFRSALTDSASYAAANSAASGSDVATGGGADVAGATGAGGAAGGGADVAGATGAGAAAGAGATAVGGAAGASAPSRSPWRSRHAYMAHFAVSDAATGQFEAAERFARAAQGLAGATAEPLRIWLEDWSAESLNATTFPLRLRASAGDIAIDLVVERGKPIVLQGDRGLSRKGPEPGNASYYYSMTRMPTRGTIRTAEGTWTASGTSWLDREWSTSVLSPGVTGWDWLSLQMDDSTELMMYRLRRADDAVDPFSAATFVAPDGSTRSIPASGFTMAPTRSWTSADGTAYPVAWRITVPALDLALDVAAAIDDQELNLAVRYWEGMVQATGTRAGGRVTGRGYLELTGYDSPANRRTRR is encoded by the coding sequence ATGACCATCCGCCCGCCATCCCGTACGCACCACGTGCACGGGATTCCCCTGCCATCCCACGTCCACATTGAGCGTTGCGCCGGCCTCCTGCTGCTCGTGATGACCGTCGCCGTCGCATGCGACGCTTCCGCTCCCGCACCGCCCGGTGCGACCATGAGCGTGGCCGACCTGCTCGGGGGCGCCGATACACTGCATGCGCGCGCAATAGAGCCACGTGCGTTCACGTTCCCACTGGACCACGGACCGCACCCGGACTACCGGACGGAGTGGTGGTACTTCACGGGCAATCTCACCACCGCCGATGGCCGCGAGCTCGGGTATCAGCTGACGTTTTTCCGTAGTGCGCTCACGGACTCGGCATCGTATGCGGCAGCGAATTCAGCCGCCTCCGGTAGCGATGTGGCGACCGGTGGCGGCGCAGACGTGGCCGGCGCAACGGGCGCGGGCGGTGCGGCCGGTGGCGGCGCAGACGTGGCCGGCGCAACGGGCGCGGGCGCTGCGGCCGGCGCCGGCGCAACGGCCGTTGGCGGCGCTGCCGGCGCGTCCGCGCCGTCTCGCTCTCCATGGCGCTCGCGGCACGCGTACATGGCGCATTTCGCGGTGAGCGATGCAGCGACGGGTCAGTTCGAGGCGGCCGAACGATTTGCCCGCGCGGCGCAGGGACTCGCTGGTGCGACGGCCGAACCGCTGCGCATCTGGCTGGAGGACTGGAGCGCCGAGTCGCTGAACGCGACCACGTTCCCGCTGCGGCTGCGCGCGAGCGCCGGTGACATCGCGATCGACCTCGTCGTCGAACGCGGCAAGCCGATCGTGTTGCAGGGTGACCGCGGACTCAGCAGGAAAGGTCCGGAGCCGGGCAATGCGTCCTATTACTACTCCATGACGCGCATGCCGACGCGCGGCACCATCCGCACCGCGGAAGGCACGTGGACAGCGAGCGGCACGAGCTGGCTGGACCGCGAGTGGAGCACCAGTGTTCTCTCACCGGGCGTCACCGGCTGGGACTGGCTCTCGCTCCAGATGGATGACTCGACCGAGCTCATGATGTACCGCCTGCGTCGCGCGGACGACGCCGTCGATCCCTTCAGTGCCGCGACATTCGTCGCGCCCGATGGCAGCACGCGCAGCATCCCGGCCTCCGGGTTCACCATGGCACCCACGCGCTCCTGGACATCGGCCGATGGCACCGCGTATCCGGTCGCCTGGCGCATCACGGTCCCCGCACTCGATCTCGCGCTCGATGTCGCCGCCGCCATCGACGACCAGGAGCTGAATCTCGCCGTCCGGTACTGGGAAGGGATGGTGCAGGCGACTGGCACGCGCGCCGGGGGCCGCGTCACGGGTCGCGGCTATCTCGAGCTGACGGGCTACGACAGTCCCGCGAATCGGCGAACGCGTCGATGA
- the nirK gene encoding copper-containing nitrite reductase, translating to MLRMVKFAGMGTAAVVVIAGATLVARGGNAADNTIPVREAPSIRGEEVAVLTAAPNVPAPITRTYATKVIVELEAVERTMRLSDGVDYTFWTFGGTVPGSFIRVREGDLVEFRMKNHETSTVAHNIDLHAVTGPGGGAKATLTAPGHESTFSFTALNPGLYVYHCATAPVGIHIANGMYGLILVEPKEGLPPVDREFYVMQSEFYTKGAHGEKGLQPFDMAKAVSENPDYVVFNGSVGALLGDNQLHANTGETIRLFVGNGGPNLVSSFHVIGEIFDNVYTEGGTQVAQKNVQTTLVPAGGSAIVEFRAEVPGELVLVDHSIFRAFNKGALGMIEISGADNTVVFEQQGMNQPSSRSAQ from the coding sequence ATGTTGAGAATGGTGAAGTTTGCGGGGATGGGCACGGCGGCAGTCGTCGTGATCGCGGGCGCGACGCTCGTGGCACGCGGTGGCAATGCCGCAGACAACACGATCCCGGTACGTGAGGCCCCGTCGATCCGCGGCGAGGAAGTGGCGGTGCTGACGGCGGCGCCGAACGTGCCGGCACCGATCACGCGCACGTATGCAACGAAGGTGATCGTCGAGCTGGAGGCGGTCGAGCGCACGATGCGCCTGTCGGACGGAGTGGATTACACGTTCTGGACGTTCGGCGGCACTGTGCCGGGCTCGTTCATTCGCGTTCGCGAGGGTGACCTGGTCGAGTTCCGGATGAAGAACCACGAGACCAGCACGGTCGCGCACAACATCGACCTGCACGCAGTGACGGGGCCGGGCGGCGGCGCGAAGGCGACGCTGACGGCGCCGGGTCACGAGTCGACGTTCTCGTTCACAGCGCTCAATCCGGGCCTGTACGTCTACCACTGCGCGACGGCGCCGGTCGGCATTCACATCGCGAACGGCATGTATGGCCTGATCCTGGTGGAGCCGAAGGAGGGTCTGCCGCCGGTCGATCGTGAGTTCTACGTGATGCAGAGCGAGTTCTACACGAAGGGTGCGCATGGTGAGAAGGGTCTGCAGCCGTTCGACATGGCGAAGGCCGTCTCGGAGAACCCGGACTATGTGGTGTTCAATGGCTCGGTCGGCGCGCTGCTCGGCGACAACCAGCTGCACGCGAATACGGGCGAGACGATCCGTCTCTTCGTTGGTAACGGCGGCCCGAACCTGGTGAGCTCGTTCCACGTGATCGGCGAGATCTTCGACAACGTCTACACCGAGGGTGGAACGCAGGTCGCACAGAAGAACGTGCAGACTACTCTCGTGCCGGCAGGCGGCTCTGCGATCGTGGAGTTCCGCGCCGAAGTGCCGGGCGAGCTGGTGCTCGTCGACCACTCGATCTTCCGCGCATTCAACAAGGGCGCGCTCGGCATGATCGAGATCAGCGGTGCAGACAACACGGTGGTGTTCGAGCAGCAGGGCATGAACCAGCCGTCCTCACGGTCGGCCCAGTAG
- a CDS encoding BON domain-containing protein, with product MFEDQKPISRMALKVGIAGFIGFGAIATGLFVTRKGRHLVREAWEGRERTRIEDRVLDALWSDPRLARRRLDVAEGVDGQVKLVGVVRTNAERHHAVDIAAGVKGVSMVLDALEVVPREKSRRA from the coding sequence ATGTTCGAGGACCAGAAGCCGATCTCCCGGATGGCACTGAAGGTCGGCATCGCCGGATTCATCGGATTCGGCGCAATCGCCACGGGGCTGTTCGTCACGCGCAAGGGACGGCACCTCGTCCGCGAGGCGTGGGAGGGCCGTGAGCGCACCCGCATCGAGGACCGGGTCCTCGACGCGCTGTGGAGCGACCCGCGGCTGGCGCGCCGTCGTCTCGACGTCGCGGAAGGCGTCGATGGCCAGGTCAAGCTGGTGGGCGTCGTGCGTACCAACGCCGAGCGTCACCACGCCGTGGATATCGCCGCTGGCGTGAAAGGTGTGAGCATGGTGCTCGACGCCCTCGAGGTCGTCCCGCGCGAGAAGAGCCGACGCGCCTGA
- a CDS encoding ABC transporter permease, giving the protein MIPVLLRAGARYHLRHRLQLALALLGIALGVAVVVAVDVATASARRAFDLSTEAVSGRATHEITGGPDGIADSVYIRLRSASVQGAAVAPVIDRYVRLPAHDDRVLRLLGVDPFAEPPFREFFGQTSARTDNRAAAETASTNDAADDARAQRDIDDRLPDVGILLTTRSVVLARSTATALGAGVGDSLQVAFGTASGSAVIAGVFDPHDETARLALNDLILADIATVQELTGSLGRLDRIEVRADSEAAASALAALLPTGLRLVETAARAGATAGLTQAFDTNLTALALVALVFGMFLIYNSVSFSVVQRRPLLGLLRAQGVTARELFTQILAEAAVLGVLATFLGLGVGTALGSVLLQLVARTINDLYFALTVTSIRLEALTFAKAALLGLGATVAAAVPPAVEALRTPPRATLARAVVERRAIRTAPRLALAGFAAATIAALLLLLPSRSITLGFAALFVLILAGALVTPGATILLMRAVHPVARRLGAIGRMAPRGVTASLSRTAPAIAALAVALSVGIAVTLMIASFRDGVVRWLEQSLQADIYIAAPDVGANRSDVTLDPLLPAAVRRLPGVDGVSTYRQLSLLLNDADLVRMIAFDPFEQHRDAFELLDTDAGAAWRAFDRGAVLVSEPLAYRRDLGAGDTLVLPTDRGPAPFEVAGTYRDYASEHGVLFMPRAAYESWWRDRSVTSLAVFTTDGADVDRVLARIRDLPPARGIVARPNRGLREATLLVFDRTFLITGVLRLLALIVAFVGVTGALMALQLERARDMGVLRTLGLTPLQVWSLVTAQTALMGFAAAALAVPLGVAMSWAMVHVINRRSFGWTFDMVFDAAPFLQALAVGIGAAMLAGLYPALRMARLRPAHVLRDE; this is encoded by the coding sequence GTGATACCGGTGCTGCTGCGTGCAGGCGCGCGCTATCACCTGCGTCATCGCCTGCAGCTGGCGCTCGCGCTGCTCGGCATCGCACTCGGCGTCGCGGTCGTGGTGGCGGTAGACGTGGCCACGGCCAGTGCGCGCCGTGCGTTCGACCTCTCCACCGAGGCCGTATCCGGACGCGCGACGCACGAGATCACGGGCGGGCCTGACGGTATAGCCGACAGCGTATACATCCGCCTCAGATCGGCTTCCGTACAGGGTGCGGCCGTCGCACCGGTCATCGATCGCTACGTGCGGCTGCCCGCCCACGACGATCGGGTGCTGCGCCTGCTCGGCGTCGATCCCTTCGCCGAGCCGCCCTTCCGCGAGTTCTTCGGGCAGACGTCGGCCCGCACCGACAACCGCGCTGCGGCAGAAACGGCGAGCACGAACGACGCGGCTGACGACGCCCGTGCGCAACGCGACATCGACGACCGTCTGCCGGACGTCGGCATCCTGCTCACGACGCGCTCCGTCGTCCTCGCCCGCTCCACTGCAACCGCGCTCGGTGCGGGCGTCGGCGATTCGCTCCAGGTCGCGTTCGGAACGGCATCCGGCAGCGCCGTGATTGCCGGCGTGTTCGATCCCCACGATGAGACCGCGCGCCTGGCTCTCAATGACCTCATCCTCGCCGATATCGCCACTGTACAGGAGCTCACGGGAAGCCTCGGCAGGCTCGACAGGATCGAGGTGCGTGCGGATTCCGAAGCAGCCGCATCTGCACTCGCGGCCCTGTTGCCGACCGGCCTGCGACTGGTGGAAACCGCCGCGCGCGCGGGGGCGACCGCCGGCCTCACACAGGCGTTCGATACGAACCTCACGGCGCTGGCGCTGGTCGCGCTCGTGTTCGGCATGTTCCTGATCTACAACAGTGTCTCGTTCTCCGTTGTCCAGCGCAGGCCGCTGCTCGGCCTGCTGCGCGCGCAGGGCGTCACCGCGCGCGAGCTGTTCACGCAGATCCTCGCCGAAGCGGCCGTGCTCGGCGTCCTGGCCACGTTCCTCGGCCTCGGCGTCGGGACCGCGCTCGGATCCGTGCTCCTCCAGCTGGTCGCCCGCACGATCAACGACCTGTACTTCGCGCTCACCGTGACGTCGATCCGTCTCGAAGCGCTCACGTTCGCGAAGGCCGCTCTGCTCGGTCTGGGTGCGACCGTGGCCGCCGCCGTGCCACCCGCAGTCGAAGCGCTCCGCACACCACCGCGCGCTACGCTCGCGCGTGCGGTCGTTGAACGCAGGGCCATTCGCACAGCACCGCGACTCGCGCTCGCCGGCTTCGCAGCAGCCACCATCGCCGCGCTGCTGCTGCTGCTGCCATCACGCAGCATCACCCTCGGCTTCGCCGCGCTCTTCGTGCTCATCCTCGCCGGTGCGCTCGTTACACCCGGCGCTACGATCCTGCTGATGCGAGCAGTGCACCCCGTCGCGCGCCGGCTCGGCGCAATCGGCCGCATGGCACCGCGCGGCGTCACCGCATCACTCAGCCGCACCGCGCCCGCGATCGCTGCGCTGGCGGTGGCCCTGTCGGTAGGCATAGCCGTCACCCTGATGATCGCTAGCTTCCGCGACGGCGTCGTACGCTGGCTCGAGCAGTCGCTCCAGGCCGACATCTACATCGCCGCGCCGGATGTCGGTGCAAACCGCAGTGACGTCACGCTCGATCCACTTCTTCCCGCAGCGGTGCGCCGGCTGCCGGGCGTCGATGGCGTCTCGACATACCGTCAGCTGTCGCTGTTACTTAACGACGCGGACCTGGTCCGGATGATCGCGTTCGACCCGTTCGAGCAGCATCGTGACGCGTTCGAGCTGCTCGATACCGATGCCGGCGCGGCCTGGCGCGCGTTCGACCGAGGCGCCGTCCTGGTATCCGAACCGCTCGCCTACCGCCGCGACCTCGGCGCAGGGGACACGCTCGTGCTGCCGACCGACCGCGGACCTGCACCGTTCGAGGTCGCCGGAACATACCGCGATTACGCGAGCGAGCACGGCGTGCTCTTCATGCCGCGCGCTGCGTACGAGTCCTGGTGGCGCGACCGATCGGTGACATCGCTCGCCGTCTTCACGACGGATGGTGCGGACGTCGATCGGGTTCTCGCGCGCATCCGTGACCTGCCCCCCGCCCGCGGCATCGTCGCGCGACCCAACCGCGGCCTGCGCGAAGCCACGTTGCTGGTGTTCGACAGGACATTCCTCATCACCGGCGTGCTGCGGCTGCTCGCCCTCATCGTCGCATTCGTCGGCGTCACGGGAGCACTCATGGCGCTCCAGCTGGAACGCGCGCGGGACATGGGCGTATTGCGCACCCTCGGCCTGACCCCGCTGCAGGTATGGTCACTCGTGACCGCACAGACAGCACTGATGGGATTCGCCGCAGCGGCGCTTGCCGTACCGCTCGGAGTCGCGATGTCGTGGGCGATGGTGCACGTCATCAACCGCCGCTCGTTCGGCTGGACGTTCGATATGGTATTCGACGCCGCACCATTCCTGCAGGCACTCGCCGTCGGCATCGGGGCGGCCATGCTCGCAGGACTCTACCCGGCACTGCGCATGGCACGACTGCGGCCGGCACACGTGCTGAGGGACGAATGA